The following coding sequences lie in one Arachis ipaensis cultivar K30076 chromosome B03, Araip1.1, whole genome shotgun sequence genomic window:
- the LOC107628790 gene encoding TMV resistance protein N isoform X2, whose amino-acid sequence MDCMRIQSPLSVEKNWKYDVFVSFRGETRFNFTDHLYAALRRHGMVAFRDDTRLQKGGPISAGLLEAIEGSQVLIVVFSMNYASSTWCLQELAKIADYMNIPGQRVLPVFCDVSPSEVRKQSGNYEKAFEEHEERFKEDAEMMEQVRRWRAALTQVASLSGWDLKDKSQSAEIENIVKMVTSIVSPKPSSNLSDDIVGMHSPLQELEKLLLLDSEDDVRVLGICGMGGIGKSTLATILYEKFSHQYDASCFVDDVSRIYGGYGAVGVQNQLLCQAFMEENFSTFNLSLANNLIQTRLRHRKVLIVLDNVDEGIQLEKLAIKRERLGRGSRLIIVSRDEHILREYGADEVFKVPLLNYENALQLFCRKAFKCSQVAKDYESLTNSALRYANGHPLAIRVLGSYLFGRNVSEWSSALVRLKEKPTKDILDVLRISFDALDDMEKEIFLDIACFLSNYSEEYVKDILRIRGFHPEIGIRILIDKSLITRQASWITMHDLLRELGRSIVREKSPHEPRKWSRLWNKKDLSNVLRENKIAENLEAIVLRRQEEFCESREELPVEALSQMSNLKLLILRDLNFSGCLHFLSNELGYLYWESYPFTCLPSNFQPNKLVQLNLRFSKFKELWKGTKDLPNLTHIALCDSHNLVKIPNLSQAPNLEELNLEGCVKLVHLHPSVGSLQKLHSLNLENCKSLVKIPILSRTSNLKKLKLAGCDKLVHLDASIGSLEKLRFLNLENCKNLVSIPNCIFRLNSLQNLNLSGCSKLFRYQLLEKPRQSEQLNSGQSVQSHMTSSICKTLTRPLHFLSSRRCSNSVGSLVPSLSRFPVLTSLDISFCNLVQIPEAIGQLHCLEYLNIGGNNIVALPHCIKELPKLRVLNLEYCKHLKWLPSTLLPIRRVSYGGIYVFNCPNLSDTEGCRVTVISWMIRMIQVNLQCSFSTCRIQAVVPGTKIPRWFSKQNAGSSIRLDPSPILDDNNCIGIAVCGTFVAHHASPQFVRRVTGSLLECRFHRSRYETGRYNVPIWFKQDLITTELDHMLLMFLSHQYIKSGSKEGTYYPELAIESDYPEVVEVKSVGYRWVLKEDVEQFNPTMMYRANSSSRHNQKHKFLAIQDEQLM is encoded by the exons ATGGATTGCATGAGAATCCAAAGCCCCTTGTCTGTTGAGAAGAATTGGAAATATGATGTGTTTGTGAGTTTTAGAGGGGAGACTCGCTTCAATTTCACCGATCATCTTTATGCTGCTCTCCGCAGACACGGCATGGTTGCCTTCAGGGATGATACTAGGCTCCAGAAAGGAGGACCTATATCAGCAGGGCTTCTGGAAGCTATTGAAGGATCACAGGTTCTGATTGTTGTCTTCTCTATGAACTATGCTTCTTCCACATGGTGCTTGCAAGAACTGGCAAAGATAGCTGATTACATGAACATACCGGGACAGCGTGTTCTGCCTGTTTTTTGTGATGTGAGTCCATCTGAGGTGAGAAAGCAAAGTGGAAATTACGAAAAAGCCTTTGAGGAACACGAAGAAAGATTCAAAGAAGATGCAGAGATGATGGAGCAAGTGCGAAGATGGAGGGCAGCTCTAACACAAGTAGCCAGTCTCTCTGGCTGGGATCTCAAGGATAA GTCACAATCTGCTGAGATTGAAAATATTGTGAAAATGGTAACAAGCATAGTGAGTCCCAAACCATCATCAAATCTATCTGATGATATAGTTGGGATGCATTCTCCTCTACAAGAGTTAGAAAAGCTTCTACTTTTGGACTCAGAGGATGATGTTCGAGTTTTAGGAATTTGTGGAATGGGCGGCATAGGAAAGTCAACTCTTGCCACCATTTTATATGAAAAATTCTCTCATCAATATGATGCTTCATGTTTTGTGGATGATGTAAGTAGAATTTACGGAGGTTATGGTGCAGTTGGTGTACAAAACCAACTTCTTTGTCAAGCTTTCATGGAAGAAAATTTTTCAACATTCAATCTTTCATTGGCAAATAATCTGATTCAAACTAGGTTACGGCATAGAAAGGTTCTGATAGTTCTTGATAATGTTGATGAGGGGATTCAATTGGAGAAGTTGGCTATAAAACGGGAAAGGCTAGGTAGAGGGAGTAGATTAATCATAGTTTCTAGAGATGAGCATATATTGAGAGAGTATGGAGCGGATGAAGTTTTCAAAGTTCCGCTCTTAAATTATGAGAATGCTCTCCAGTTGTTTTGCAGAAAAGCTTTCAAATGTAGTCAAGTTGCAAAAGATTATGAAAGCCTGACAAATTCTGCATTAAGATATGCTAATGGACATCCGTTAGCAATCAGAGTATTGGGCTCATATTTGTTTGGACGAAATGTGTCAGAGTGGAGTAGCGCATTGGTTAGATTGAAAGAAAAGCCAACAAAAGATATTCTGGATGTGCTACGAATCAGTTTTGATGCACTTGACGATATGGAAAAGGAAATATTTCTTGACATTGCTTGTTTTTTATCAAATTACAGTGAAGAATACGTGAAAGATATTTTACGTATTCGAGGATTTCATCCTGAGATTGGTATAAGAATTCTCATTGATAAATCACTCATAACTCGACAAGCATCGTGGATAACTATGCACGATCTATTGAGAGAGTTAGGTAGAAGTATTGTTCGAGAAAAATCACCCCACGAACCAAGAAAGTGGAGCAGGTTATggaataaaaaggatctaagcaATGTCTTACGAGAAAACAAG ATAGCAGAAAACCTTGAAGCCATAGTTCTGCGTCGGCAAGAAGAATTTTGTGAAAGCAGAGAAGAGTTGCCAGTTGAAGCTTTATCACAAATGAGTAACCTGAAATTGCTTATACTTAGAGATTTGAATTTCTCAGGATGCCTGCATTTTCTTTCTAATGAGTTGGGATATCTTTACTGGGAAAGTTATCCTTTCACATGTTTGCCATCAAACTTTCAGCCAAATAAACTCGTTCAACTAAACCTGCGTTTTAGCAAATTCAAAGAACTCTGGAAGGGAACAAAG GATCTACCTAATTTGACACATATAGCACTATGTGATTCTCATAATCTTGTAAAGATACCAAACTTATCTCAGGCCCCAAATCTTGAGGAACTAAATCTTGAAGGATGTGTTAAACTTGTTCACCTTCATCCATCTGTTGGTTCTCTACAAAAGCTTCATTCCTTAAATCTGGAAAACTGCAAAAGCCTTGTAAAGATACCCATCTTATCTCGGACTTCAAATCTTAAGAAGCTAAAACTTGCAGGATGTGATAAACTTGTTCATCTTGATGCATCTATTGGTTCTCTAGAAAAGCTTCGTTTCTTGAATCTGGAAAACTGCAAAAACCTTGTTAGTATTCCCAATTGCATATTTCGTCTTAATTctcttcaaaatttaaatctatcTGGCTGTTCAAAATTATTTAGATATCAGTTGTTAGAGAAACCAAGACAGAGCGAGCAGTTGAATTCAGGTCAAAGTGTGCAAAGCCACATGACGTCATCCATATGCAAAACTCTTACAAGGCCTCTCCATTTTTTATCTTCTAGAAGGTGTTCGAATTCAGTTGGTTCATTGGTGCCTTCTTTGTCTCGTTTCCCAGTTTTGACATCTCTTGACATAAGTTTCTGTAATCTAGTTCAAATCCCTGAAGCTATTGGACAGTTACATTGTTTAGAATATTTAAATATCGGGGGAAACAATATTGTTGCGCTACCTCATTGCATCAAGGAACTTCCCAAGCTAAGGGTGTTGAACTTGGAGTACTGTAAGCATCTAAAGTGGTTGCCAAGTACACTTTTGCCGATCAGAAGAGTATCTTATGGAGGAATATATGTTTTCAACTGCCCAAATTTGAGTGACACGGAAGGTTGTCGTGTGACAGTTATTTCATGGATGATAAGAATGATTCAG GTGAACCTGCAATGCTCTTTCTccacatgcagaattcaagctgtTGTTCCAGGAACTAAAATTCCAAGGTGGTTCAGCAAACAGAATGCGGGTAGTTCAATAAGGCTGGATCCGTCTCCCATTCTAGATGACAACAATTGTATTGGCATTGCTGTTTGTGGAACATTTGTTGCACATCATGCTTCACCTCAATTTGTTCGACGAGTGACAGGATCTCTTTTAGAATGTCGTTTTCATCGAAGTCGCTATGAGACCGGTCGTTACAATGTTCCAATATGGTTTAAGCAAGATTTGATCACAACTGAATTGGATCATATGTTGCTAATGTTTCTATCCCACCAATATATTAAATCGGGTTCAAAAGAAggaacatattatcctgaattggCCATCGAAAGTGATTATCCAGAAGTAGTAGAAGTGAAGAGTGTTGGTTATCGTTGGGTATTAAAGGAAGATGTGGAACAATTTAACCCAACAATGATGTACAGAGCCAATTCTTCATCTCGTCACAATCAGAAGCACAAGTTTTTGGCAATTCAAGATGAGCAATTAATGTAG